The sequence CAGCATATGGGCGAGGAGGAGGCCAAGGCCTATCTGGCCGAGGTCGAGACACGCATGGGCCTGCCCGCGACGGACCCGTATCGCTTCGGGTCGGGCAAACTGGTGGATGCGCTGGCCGCCCTGTGATCTGATCTTGGTGCCGGGTGTTCCCGTCGGATGCCTCCGGCGGGAGAGATACCAAGCGTAAAAACACAATTTTCTATGCACCTATGCATTTTGCACCCGGTAAAACCTCATTTTTATCCACATGCCGTTTTCAGCCAAAATCACCTAACCTGGCTTGCCACTGATGCCGCTGTAGAAATGATCATACTGTGCTTATTTTGTTGAAAAATTGGCGTTTGATCGAATGATAGGTCGCTGATTCAATTTGCCGCTTAGGGAAGGAATGGTGATGAATGGGCCGAGGCAGGAAACACAAGCGGTGTCGGTCTACTAGGGTCTGTGGGCAGAAATCATAAAGCGATGAGAGCTGCGGCGAGGATCTAGTTGGCGGTGTAGCTGCAATCAGTTTTTTTTCGTAAAGTGTGGCTATTCTCCTGAATTCATTCATTTTGGCAAAGTAGTTCTCGACCAAGTGACGCCACTTATAAGTGCTGGCGTCATAGTCACGCTGGCGCTTTCGGTTCGTTTTCGAGGGGGCACTGCGGTTGCCCCTCGCGCGTCGAGTTCTATCATGAGCCAATTAGCATCGAACGCCTAGTCCGCCAGCAGCGTCCCGAACGAGATTTTTCGGATCAAGGGTGAAACGTCTTTTCATTGAAGTGGGACCACTTCATACATTCGTTCAGTGGACGATGATGCGCTGAAAACCAAAATCCATCAACTGAACCTGACTAAGGACACGATCTATTCAAGTAGGCCCGTGCCATGCAAAATTTGAGCGGTTGATTCGTTAAATGTGGCGCAAAAATGGAAACAATCATGGTCCAACAGATTGATCGTCGAGGTGTGCTGCAGGATTCAACAGCCGTAGGTTGAAAAATGGCGTTTTGCTATGAGTGCAGTTGGTTAGGCTGCCGGAATACGGCAATATAATGGCAAAACATGGTAAGCAGGAGCTTTCATATGGCTGTAAGTGAACTTAAGGCCGGGGTTTGGGCTGGGGCGATTGCTATTTCGATTCTGGCCTCGACTGCATCGGCGTCGACACTCTCGTTGACCTATCATGGCGCAACTAGCGGCAATGACAGAAAAACTGTCACAATTAACAAGGCGCCGCCGGATTATCCCGGATCAGGCGAATGGCCGCGAACAGTCGGTGCATGGGGCTTCAAGATGAAGGACTCCTCAGGTTTATTGGGAGATTTTGTTGCTTGGTGCCTGGATGTGGGCGACTTCCTTTCGACCTCACCGACTGATGATAAACCCTACGAAATCACCGAAAACCCATTCACTAACAGTGAAGGACTGACTGACACCCAACAGGTCCGCGTCGAATCCATATTCAATGCGAACTATGGCGGAGTCGATATTGAGGATGGCCTTGAGGCGGCTGCCTTTCAATTGGCATTGTGGGAGGCGCTTTATGACGATGATTATAATCTCACCGATGGTGATTTTAAGGCGAGCGCGAACGCCGGCATCACAAATATAGCAGATGATTATTTAACTTCAGGCGCTTCTTACGACGGCTCGTCAAAGTTCCGGTTCTCATATTTGGAGAGTTCCGGCAATCACAAGTATCAAAACCTCGTCACGGTAACGCCCGTCCCGCTTCCGGGGGCCGCCGGCATGCTCATATTGGCACTCGGCAGCATAGGGCTGGTGAAGCGCCGGTCCAAAGCCATCTAAGCCGTTGTAGGTTGTGGAGGACAACACTCGTCTAGTGGGAATGATCAAAAGTTTTATATAAAAATTGCATGGCAAACGAGTTATCCTGAATCTCCAATCCCACTATCACCGGCTGAATGCCCATGAGTTTTCTAACAGACGTCATATTGCAGGCCAGCACGTGCAAAATTATCCGGATTGGCATAAAGTCAGCCGTGTCACTTTGGAGTCTGTCGCCTTTAATCACGATGTGATGCTTCCGTATGGACACTTTACAATCATGCGTCGGACATTCATTTTTCTGAGTCAAGTTGCACATAAAATTCATCGAAATTTTTGACTCCGTCACCGGTGAACCTGGCCATCCGGCGGTAAATATGTATCCCGGTACCAAGCATCACGAGGCACAAAACTTGGCTCAACCCCCTGAGTCGAGCAGGCTCGGGTGGTCTCATCCACCCCTCTGGCCGTCCGCCTTCGCCACGTGGGAACTGTCTAACGTGCTCAAAGAGTCACGCTATCCCGAACGTGCTTCCGAGCACGTTTCGGGATATTGTTTGGAAAGGCGCACCAGGCCATTCGATCATCTTGGTGAATTAGAGCGGCATTCGCAGGAAATCCTTCTGACGACGCTCAATTGCGAACCTTTGTGGCCTCGCTTAAAATCCATCCCCGAATATGCTTAATAGTGCAAATTTACACCGCAACGCGGCCATATTGTTGCCTGCGTGAAAACAGACACTTTCCTTTGAGCATGTAGATCATGCCCAAAATTTCTGAAAATCTAAGCTTTGTGGAGGGGCCGGTCAATTATCTGTCCGTTTCATTAGTCAAAATTTCGATTGTAGCCCCTCCACACGACCGCGAAAGATTTTAGCTGGGGCGACTTAAGACCCTTTTCAAGAGGACCCACCTGAGCACACCTAACGTGGCCTAAATTAGTAATTGAGTCAGGCTACGGGGTCGCAAATCAAAAGAGAGGCCAGAAGTGGAAAACCGACGGAGAGCCTAAGAAATATGCACACCCAAGACGGCACAACTGATATCCGGTCCTTGTTTCGATTTCACACTGCATGGAGCAAGGTGAAAAGAGAGCGAAGTGAACACTCGATGAGCTTCGAGGATTCCATTAATTTGCGAATTTTTCTTATGACAGACTTCAACGAAGCGAAAAGCTGGTCAGGCCTAATCGAACGCCTGACCGAGAAGGGGTTTCAGCTCGCGTTTCAGGGCGACAGATTGACACTCTTCAACAGGCATACCGGCATTGCCCTCTGCACATGCCGTTTTTTGGGCTTCAGCTTTAGAGAGCTATGTCGCTCTTTTGGAAAGCCGACTGTCATTGCAGGGTCCTGTCAGTTGCTTCCGGAGGCATAGAAGCGCTTAGCAAGAGCTTCTGGGTCAGGTGCATTCCTAAAGTAGAGCAATGTGCGCAGGTAGCGGCCATACTCAGTCTTGCCGAACTGCTCGGCGCGGGTGGCGATCGCCTCGGCGTCAATCCGGCGATTCTCAAAAAGCGATATCATCATGGCCGCCGGTTTGCAGGCCGTGCCGGGCCGGAAGGGTACGCATGAAATTGCCTGCATCGAGCAGGCTGCCATGGGTGCCAGTGTCGAGCCATGCATCACCACGCCTCATTGTCTCGACTCGCAGCTTGCCTGCTTTTGATAAAATTCCAGAAGCGAGGTGATTTCCAGTTCGCCGCGCGAATAGGGACGCACTTCTCGCGTGAGATGGGGGCGTCGCCATTAAGGAAATAGAGTCCGGTAACTGCTTTGGTCGCGTGTGGGCCTGTCACGGAATTGTTCCGCTCCTAAGGCTTGGCATTTTGCTACAACAAGAAACATCATGGCACTGAAATCAACCCCGGAATTCAACGCAGAGGCAGTGCGAGTAGTGTTGACCAGCGACCCACCGCGTAAGCAGGTGGCAGCAGATTTTGGCGTCGGCTTATTGGGGCATGCGTCCAAGGTTGGTATCAGTCAACCTCCATTTTACCTTCCAGTAGTGCTAATCAGATCGAACCTTCACCACTCTATCCAAAATCTGCGGGTCGATCTCAGTTTTCCTGATCATGTTATGGCAGTTCGGTCAAAGTCTGACTATTCAAAAGCCTCTCCCAAAGACCGGCTATGGATTTTCGCATACAAGCCTGGTCCGGACATCGCACCGAAACTCTTTTAGCCACAGCTTTTTGCATCCACGCTAACATCTGAGTGTTTCTCCATGCGGGCCGCAAGCATGATGGCTGTCCCGAGCACACTTACGGCTCCGGAAACTGCGTAAAATATAAGGCACATAAGAATACTATACCCGGTAATACCCGCAAATATTGCTGCAAAAACGCCAAAGAAGATTCCGATCATGATAAGTGCAACCACCATAAGTAACTCCTTGGCAAAACAGCGCTCGATGCGATTCACGGGTCTTGGCATACTGGTATATTCAAACTTCGCCCATACGTTGTGAATTTTTTGTTCAGAATATGGCGTCGTGAGCTAATGAAATGACTGCTTTCCTAGCAAAACGGCCCTATTGTAACGAACATTAGCGGAGATAGGAGCATCTGAAGGACATCAAGGTTTTATAAATTGATCTGGGTAATACCGTTTGCAGTTTTTCTCGGACTGGACGAAGCAAGGGCGGCGGTGTTTCTAAAAAGCCTCCAGCTACATCGGCTGCTGGATTCTCTGGGTGGGCTTTCACCCCGTGTCTTTTAGACTGAAGTAGTCCCAAATAACTGGACAGTCGGCTAAGGTGTATCCCAAACTTTTGCAGGGATACGAGAATGGCAAAGCGCCGGTACTTTACAGACCAGTTTAAGGCCAAGGTAGCGTTGTAAGCACCGCGTGGTGACAAGACCGTGTAGGTGATCGCGGCAACCCCGATCAGCAGATGCAAAGAGTAGCTTAAATTATGCCAGATCCTGTCCGACCAGACCAATGGGTAGTAGCTAAATCTCTGCATTTTTCTGCATATGCAAAGGCAACCCTTACAGCTATGAAAGCTTCCAAGTTTGCTTGTTGCGCAATTTTTGGGCGATTATATACTTAACAAAGCAGGTGGAAAATGTTAGATAAATCAGGACAGGCCGGTGCTGAAGTTGAGATTACTGATGAGATGGTGAAAGCTGGCGTTAGTGCGTTCTTTGATTTTGCGCCTGACGTTCACTTCTGCTGGGGCGGCGACGAGAAATTGGTTGCAAGAATTTATCTGGCAATGAATGCAGTGTCGCCTTCGCGTGATTGTACTCTTTCAAGATTTCGCAAACAAACTGAAAATCGTTATGTAGCTCTACGAGTTCCTCTGCGGGCATCGGGTGTATTTTTTGACGCCCGGTCGCGATAGATGAAGGGGCGGGGCCTACTTTAGGCGTGACTGTATCCCAGTCTTCTTCCAGTGGGTCTTCGTTTCCGTGAGCAACGACTGGATTGTGAGCTATATGGTTTCGATCTCCAGATAGCTCACGAATATATTCAACTAGCGAGTTCCAGAAGCTAACTTCGTGTTCATCCTTTATGCGGATGCGCACTGCGGAATCTACAAAATCAAGGAGACTTGAAAAAGCGCGGAAGCTACTCAATAGTTTGAACGCATCGTCCATTTGCCGAATTCCGAGCGCGGATGCTGCTACGACAGAAAGCTCATGTTCTAAATGGGACCATCTTGAGATTGCTGCGCCTAACGCCCAATATGTTAGAACTTGCCTGCTTTCGTAGGAGGCAAAATTCTTGAGATAAAGGTGCATCGAATTGGGATCGTCATTTGAAGACACGGTAAAGAACCTCTTAAAGATGAAGCCCAAGCCACATGTGGACAAGGGCGAAGATGGAGGCGATAAGAAGAAGGGGCGAGATGAACCCGCCCCTTCCAAGGCTAAACGCTCAGAGAGCGACTAGCAATTTCGGGGCTTTCGACGTGTGTGGCTCGATACCTTAACCGTCTTTTGTCCCGTGGGCTTGGTCTTGCACCCGCAAGACTTCCTGCCTTTGGCTGCCATTGTGCTTCACCTCCTTTCTCGCCAGATTTGGTGTGAATGCCAGTGGCAGCCGCAATATATCGAATGAGAGCAGTAGGAGTCGAATCCTATTTGTTCTTGCTGTGTTCTAACAAGATTTGACGCAACAGGCTTTGGAACGCCTTACGGGACCAAAGCTGATCAGGCACACGTCCGTGTGTCAGTCCGCCGATACGTCATGCGCTTGCCTTCGGCACCTTTAAGGATGGCGTTGGCACGCATTGTATCGTCAACTTGTTTGCTGGCGCGGTTGTTGTAACGGAACTCAAACTCTGCGGCGTAACGGTGCAGGTGTTGACGACCACAGTGCTGATAGACGCCCTTCATGCCGCGCTTGAATACGGAGAAGTAACCTTCAATTGTGTTCGTGTGCACTTCACCGCGAACATACTCGCCAGCGCCGTGGCGTGTGAAATCGTGGTCTGCAAACTCTTTCTTGAGGTTGGCATACTGCCCCGCTTCGTCGGTATAGATCACGGCCTCAGATGCGATGTTCTCGCGCAGGATCGGCAACAGCGTAGATTGCTTGAGGTCGTCCACGACGATGGACTTAGCCATGCCGGTTGAGCGATCCACGAGTGAGAGGATTTTGTATTTGTGAGCGTAGCCACGGCCCTTCTTGGTGCCTTTGGGCTTCTTGGACTTGTCACGGCCAATAAAGGTTTCATCGACCTCTACGGTGCCGCCACCGCCACCAAACGACACTGGGTCGTCATTGCGCATCGCTTCGCGGATGCGGTGGAACATGAACCAAGCGGTCTTGTACGTCACGCCAATGGTGCGGTGCAGTTGATGGGCTGAAATGCCCTTCTTGGAGGAAGCCATAAGGAAGGTGGCAAGCAACCACTTATTGAGCGGAACCTTGGAGCGCTCAAAAACAGTACCGACAGTCACGGTGAATTGCTTGCGGCAATCGCCACACTGGTAGAGACCGGGGCGGTGCTTAGCACCCTCCAGCTTTTTACACTTTTCAGTGCCGCCGCAGTGGGGGCAGAACACACCGTCAGCCCAACGCGAGGCTTCAAGGTACTCGCGTGCGGCGTCTTTGTCGGTAAAAATAGGATCGGTTAGGTTCATGGCTTCAACTCCTTGATACTCATGTGGGAATCAAGGGTTGCTTTGTCAAGTATATAATCGCCAATTTTTGGTGGGGAACTTGCGACAATCAACATCAGTTAAAGAGGCCAGCTGTAATATATGAGCTGGCCAAAATTGATATTACCCCAAACGAGCTCCAGTCACCGTTACTTGACATATAACGAGTATCGCTCTTTCATCAACGATCATATACATATAAAGACCAGATGGCAGCGATTTACCAATCACAATTCAAGCGACAAAAGTGAAGCATGAGCACTGCACTTTACAATGACCATTTCGGATTTCGAGAGCGGCCATTTTCGCTGTCGCCTGACCCGGAGTTCCTGTTTTGGTCCAAGGCGCATACTCGGGCCCTTTTGGTGCTAGAATACGGTCTGTTGACCCGCGCGCCACTGACCGTCGTTTCTGGAGAAGTCGGTACGGGCAAAACCACTTTAATCCAAGAGCTACTGCGCACCATCGAAGATGATGTGACCGTAGGGCTAATTTCGAACGCGCGCGGCGACCGGGGCGATTTGCTCCGTTGGGTTTTGAGCGCATTTGACGTGGCCACACCCGAGGGCGCCGATTATGTGGCGCTGTTTCAGAGTTTTCAGGATTTCGTATTGGCTGAATATGCGGCTAGTCGGCATGTCGCCCTGATCGTAGACGAAGCACAGAATCTTGGGACTGACACGCTGGAGGAGTTGCGTATGCTTACCAACATCAATTCCGGCAAAGACGAGCTGTTGCAGATCATCCTGGTCGGCCAGCCCGAGTTGCGCGACATGATACGTCGGCCAGAATTGCGCCAGTTTGCTCAAAGAGTGACGGCGGCCTATCACTTGGAGCCGATGGACTTGGACACCACACAGGCTTATGTGGAACATCGGTTGCATCATGCGGGCGGCAACGGCAAGGAAATTTGCTACGAGGCCATCCGCCACATCCATGAGGAATCTGATGGTATCCCACGCGTGGTTAACAAGTTGTGCGATCTCGCGCTTGTCTATGCTTCGAGCGCAGGGGAGGAAAAGGTCGGCGCGGGCGCGATCCAGGAACTCGTTCAGGATGGACTGATCCTGAAGCCTTATCGCGAACCTCACTTGCTGACCAACCGGATTGATTGTGACGGAAAGGGTTCCGAATGAACGTTGATTTGGGTTTCTACTGGGCTCTGTTCAAGCGTCGCCTCCCGGTGATGGCGCTCTTTGTTTTGCTGTTTTCTGGACTGGGCCTCGTCACGGCCTTTAAATTGCCAGAAACCTACTCAACCTCTGCTCGACTTTTGTTCGAGGCGCCACAGATACCAGAAAATATGGTTGCCTCCACGGTCCAGACTGACGCAGCCGAGCAACTTCAAGTCATCGAGCAAAGGCTCATGACCCGAGCTAATTTGATTGACATTGCCAACCGTTTCGACGTGTTCGCGAATATGCGTGAGATGGAGCCCGACAGAGTAACCGCTGCGATGCGTGATGCGACTCAGATTCGC comes from Roseovarius bejariae and encodes:
- a CDS encoding IS1595 family transposase, whose amino-acid sequence is MNLTDPIFTDKDAAREYLEASRWADGVFCPHCGGTEKCKKLEGAKHRPGLYQCGDCRKQFTVTVGTVFERSKVPLNKWLLATFLMASSKKGISAHQLHRTIGVTYKTAWFMFHRIREAMRNDDPVSFGGGGGTVEVDETFIGRDKSKKPKGTKKGRGYAHKYKILSLVDRSTGMAKSIVVDDLKQSTLLPILRENIASEAVIYTDEAGQYANLKKEFADHDFTRHGAGEYVRGEVHTNTIEGYFSVFKRGMKGVYQHCGRQHLHRYAAEFEFRYNNRASKQVDDTMRANAILKGAEGKRMTYRRTDTRTCA
- a CDS encoding ExeA family protein, which encodes MSTALYNDHFGFRERPFSLSPDPEFLFWSKAHTRALLVLEYGLLTRAPLTVVSGEVGTGKTTLIQELLRTIEDDVTVGLISNARGDRGDLLRWVLSAFDVATPEGADYVALFQSFQDFVLAEYAASRHVALIVDEAQNLGTDTLEELRMLTNINSGKDELLQIILVGQPELRDMIRRPELRQFAQRVTAAYHLEPMDLDTTQAYVEHRLHHAGGNGKEICYEAIRHIHEESDGIPRVVNKLCDLALVYASSAGEEKVGAGAIQELVQDGLILKPYREPHLLTNRIDCDGKGSE